In a single window of the Luteitalea sp. genome:
- a CDS encoding AAA family ATPase, whose translation MYEAFFGLRERPFDLTANPRFIFLTARHREALSTLRAGLSAPSGVTLLLGEAGTGKSTLVRGALAEPPHPENRTLLLSNPTLTRAEFYEYIARSVGLTTRAAKSKARFLVEFQGTLQARQAAGGLTTMVIDEAQSLPDELLEEVRLLANIETSNVRLLNVVLVGQPELADRLNQRSLRHLKQRITLRWQLTPLDLRETAVYLAARVRVAGGNAAEIFTREAVVNIYQASGGLPRIINVVSDNALLGGYAAQVKPVNQAIVRGICRDLDLGSPQPGESSAASEPLEDETDSPSHSHSTEVWVPTTRSEALFPWQRWKEVVVRSLARLRPASM comes from the coding sequence GAGCGGCCCTTCGACCTCACGGCGAACCCGCGCTTCATCTTTCTCACGGCCCGCCACCGCGAGGCATTGAGCACGCTGCGCGCCGGTCTGTCAGCGCCCAGTGGCGTCACGTTACTACTGGGCGAGGCCGGGACGGGCAAGAGCACGCTCGTGCGCGGAGCGCTGGCCGAGCCACCGCATCCCGAGAACCGGACCTTGCTCTTGAGCAATCCGACGCTGACGCGCGCGGAGTTCTACGAGTACATCGCGCGCAGCGTCGGCCTGACCACGCGCGCCGCGAAATCCAAGGCACGGTTTCTCGTCGAGTTCCAGGGCACGCTCCAGGCGCGGCAGGCCGCAGGCGGACTGACAACGATGGTCATCGACGAGGCGCAGAGCCTCCCGGACGAGCTGCTCGAGGAGGTGCGGCTGCTCGCCAACATCGAGACATCCAACGTCAGGCTGCTCAACGTCGTGTTGGTCGGTCAGCCGGAACTGGCCGATCGCCTGAATCAACGCTCGCTCCGCCACCTCAAACAGCGCATTACGCTCCGCTGGCAGCTCACGCCGCTCGATTTGCGTGAAACGGCTGTCTATCTGGCAGCTCGCGTCCGTGTGGCCGGTGGGAACGCCGCCGAGATCTTCACGCGCGAGGCCGTCGTCAACATCTACCAGGCGTCGGGCGGGCTCCCCCGGATCATCAACGTGGTCAGCGACAACGCGTTGCTGGGCGGGTACGCCGCCCAGGTCAAGCCGGTGAACCAAGCAATCGTGCGGGGCATCTGCCGCGACCTCGATCTCGGCTCGCCGCAGCCGGGCGAGTCGAGCGCCGCGTCGGAACCGCTTGAAGACGAGACAGACAGCCCCTCGCACTCGCACAGCACGGAGGTCTGGGTTCCGACGACGCGGTCGGAGGCGCTGTTTCCCTGGCAGCGCTGGAAAGAGGTCGTCGTGAGGAGTCTGGCGCGCCTCCGCCCAGCCAGCATGTGA
- a CDS encoding TonB family protein, with protein sequence MAALRRNLAWILCLIPLILPLGTRAQGLLERAQALYASAQFAAALAILKNVQPATQAEAVAATKTRALCLLALGESAQAERAFEALVAADPAARLTEAEAAPRVRALFAKVRVRVLPPLVRQRFAVAKELFSNGNDAEAAVAFRELSPLIDDPDLATAGVTGLSDLRVLVDGFLALADAADKKPSSGKPVSRTPDSTDIPNGGERSEGAEARRSTPPAIVPPVVISQPIPQPRGITLRRKPATLVIEVLIDEQGRVERARLQQPLHPTYDKMVLAAVDDWRYQPATRDGRPVKFLKTIEVTLHP encoded by the coding sequence ATGGCCGCGCTTCGGAGGAACCTCGCTTGGATCCTGTGTCTGATCCCGCTCATCCTGCCGCTCGGGACCCGCGCACAGGGGCTACTCGAACGTGCGCAGGCGCTCTACGCGTCGGCACAGTTCGCCGCTGCTCTCGCGATACTGAAGAACGTTCAGCCGGCGACGCAAGCCGAGGCGGTCGCTGCAACGAAGACCCGCGCGCTCTGTCTACTGGCGCTCGGTGAATCCGCCCAGGCAGAGCGCGCGTTCGAAGCGCTGGTCGCAGCGGATCCGGCAGCACGCCTGACCGAAGCCGAGGCCGCACCGCGCGTGCGCGCGTTGTTTGCCAAGGTGCGCGTGCGCGTGCTGCCGCCCCTCGTGCGCCAGCGCTTTGCTGTGGCCAAGGAGCTGTTCTCGAACGGGAACGACGCCGAGGCTGCGGTCGCCTTTCGTGAGCTGAGCCCGCTCATCGACGATCCTGACCTCGCGACGGCCGGTGTGACCGGTCTCTCGGACCTGCGCGTCCTGGTCGATGGGTTCCTGGCACTCGCCGACGCAGCAGACAAGAAGCCATCATCCGGGAAACCTGTGTCGCGCACGCCTGACTCGACCGATATACCCAACGGCGGCGAGCGTAGCGAAGGCGCCGAGGCGAGGCGGTCGACTCCTCCGGCGATCGTGCCGCCGGTTGTGATCTCTCAACCCATTCCCCAGCCACGCGGCATCACGCTCCGGCGCAAGCCGGCCACGCTGGTGATCGAAGTCCTGATCGACGAACAGGGCCGTGTCGAACGCGCGAGGCTGCAGCAACCGCTACACCCGACCTACGACAAGATGGTCTTGGCCGCGGTCGACGACTGGCGATACCAGCCAGCGACACGTGATGGGCGGCCCGTGAAGTTTCTCAAGACGATCGAGGTCACCCTTCATCCGTAG
- a CDS encoding TonB-dependent receptor plug domain-containing protein, which yields MRIAPRGCRLAGPDPARPRTRACPRRRQGGREQCHGTVVRGVDNPLARDFPSSQGPLGGPMKWWTYVVLALVLVTARIGVAQETTSAITGRIVDDQGLGLPGAAVTVTGAQGQRRAVTDVDGVFRVSALTPGTYSVQVDLQGFKGLSQDDIALSLGQTINLQTLLMQVGGLTERVELVADPPVIDASTTTIGATIDSDLLQRVPVGRRFSDTIYVAPGVSSGGGTGEANPSIAGGSGLENQYVVDGVNITNAGYGALGSYSIIFGSLGNGVPFDFLREVQVKTAGFEAEHGQATGGVVNVITKSGGNGYHGSAFAYVRPEAAEGGYTPIVSQSLSREEAVNTTSSSLTDFGIEIGGPIVPDRAFFFAALDPQWEGQKRIAPENVPLRELGEVERERQLTTYAAKATVQATNGHRLDASFFGDPADGRNGPQRDEALLRDDTGGFSSLTYGGHSQMVKYEGAPTPTWLLEASLSRAQNAIEEQPVVDAWDVIDETVEPFRRSGGLGFVEDNDGTNIQYAVKSTHYVGDHEVRYGLSFEDIDYDNVIDRTGPSFLLPDGTETLTGAEVRILPDPVLGQIYRVRRANTSTLRDTSQQYFSFFAQDSWRVGNRLTIQPGIRYEQQTLEGSLSDVTWDANWAPRLGVTYDIVGDGRSKLFFSWGRFFAKIPNDLAARAMGADAGTTRADYFDAALTEPIPNGVVAGPADDDIHFIQAGLAPAEFDSDAKTTFLDEVLVGVEYEAWPGVNLTARYVHRSLDRVLEDVGTAPMAAYFLFPDVVGNSVEFFVTNPDGQTPVSEFPGITASFESPIHDYDAVELMAAKRFSDDWALQASYRWSRLSGTFEGFFRNDNGQSDPVITSLFDFPTNDPSYTEIGVPQFGWRGDIRNLGEAGAGLLPNDRTHQFKVYGNYSFPFRLNLGLGLQVGSGRPLTPLAANPLYESAGEIPERPRGAGFDTQDGFRLRSPVVADMGVHADYGLRFGAMGITLSVDAFNLFDLQNALDYDNYTEIGPGTLNPDFGSVLAYQTPRQVRLGVRFTF from the coding sequence ATGAGAATCGCTCCCCGCGGCTGCCGTTTAGCGGGTCCGGATCCGGCGCGACCCCGTACCCGAGCGTGCCCCCGGCGGCGGCAAGGCGGGCGTGAGCAATGTCATGGAACCGTAGTACGTGGTGTCGATAATCCACTCGCGCGTGACTTTCCGAGTAGCCAAGGACCGCTAGGAGGGCCCATGAAATGGTGGACGTACGTCGTGTTGGCGCTGGTGCTCGTCACGGCGAGGATTGGCGTTGCCCAGGAAACGACCAGCGCAATCACGGGCCGGATCGTCGACGACCAGGGGCTGGGACTTCCCGGCGCGGCCGTGACGGTCACCGGCGCCCAGGGCCAGAGACGTGCTGTCACCGATGTGGACGGCGTGTTCCGCGTGTCAGCCTTGACGCCAGGCACCTACAGCGTCCAGGTGGACCTGCAGGGATTCAAGGGCCTGAGCCAGGATGACATCGCACTCTCACTCGGGCAGACCATCAATCTTCAGACGCTTCTCATGCAGGTCGGCGGCCTGACGGAACGCGTCGAGCTGGTCGCGGATCCCCCCGTGATCGATGCGAGCACGACCACGATAGGTGCGACGATCGACTCAGACCTGCTGCAGCGGGTCCCGGTGGGCCGCCGTTTCAGCGACACGATTTACGTGGCGCCCGGCGTGAGCAGTGGCGGCGGAACCGGTGAGGCCAACCCGTCCATTGCCGGTGGCAGCGGTCTCGAAAACCAGTATGTGGTCGACGGCGTGAACATCACCAACGCCGGGTACGGTGCGCTCGGGTCGTACTCGATCATCTTTGGCTCATTGGGCAACGGCGTGCCCTTCGACTTCCTGCGGGAAGTGCAGGTGAAGACCGCGGGCTTCGAAGCGGAGCATGGCCAGGCGACGGGCGGCGTCGTCAATGTCATCACCAAGAGCGGCGGCAACGGCTATCACGGCAGCGCCTTCGCGTACGTGCGTCCAGAAGCGGCCGAGGGGGGGTACACGCCTATCGTCTCGCAGAGCCTGTCGCGCGAAGAGGCGGTGAACACGACGAGCAGCTCGCTCACCGACTTCGGGATCGAGATCGGCGGGCCGATCGTGCCCGATCGTGCGTTCTTCTTTGCCGCCCTCGACCCGCAGTGGGAGGGGCAGAAGCGTATCGCACCGGAAAATGTGCCCCTTCGTGAGTTGGGAGAAGTCGAGCGCGAACGGCAACTCACGACCTACGCGGCCAAGGCGACGGTGCAGGCCACCAACGGTCATCGGCTGGATGCCTCTTTCTTCGGGGATCCGGCGGATGGCCGCAATGGGCCACAGCGCGACGAGGCGCTTCTACGCGATGACACCGGTGGGTTCAGCTCGCTGACATACGGCGGCCATAGCCAGATGGTCAAGTACGAAGGGGCGCCGACGCCAACCTGGTTGCTCGAAGCCTCCCTCTCGCGCGCACAGAACGCCATTGAGGAACAGCCGGTCGTGGACGCATGGGACGTGATCGATGAGACGGTCGAGCCGTTTCGACGCTCGGGCGGCCTTGGTTTCGTTGAGGACAACGACGGCACGAACATCCAGTACGCGGTCAAGTCGACGCACTACGTGGGTGATCACGAGGTCCGATACGGGCTCTCATTCGAGGACATCGACTACGACAACGTCATCGACCGAACGGGTCCCAGCTTCCTGCTGCCCGATGGGACCGAGACCCTGACGGGGGCGGAGGTTCGCATCCTGCCGGATCCCGTCCTGGGCCAGATCTATCGGGTCCGACGGGCGAACACGAGCACCCTGCGCGACACCTCGCAGCAATACTTCAGCTTCTTTGCGCAGGACAGTTGGCGTGTCGGCAATCGCTTGACGATTCAACCGGGCATCCGCTACGAGCAGCAGACGCTGGAGGGAAGTCTCTCGGACGTTACCTGGGACGCGAACTGGGCACCTCGCCTGGGTGTGACGTACGACATCGTCGGCGACGGCCGGTCCAAGCTCTTCTTCAGCTGGGGGCGCTTCTTCGCCAAGATCCCCAACGATCTCGCCGCGCGCGCCATGGGGGCTGATGCGGGGACGACGCGGGCGGACTACTTCGATGCGGCGCTGACCGAGCCAATTCCCAATGGCGTCGTCGCGGGGCCAGCCGACGACGACATTCACTTCATTCAGGCAGGTCTCGCTCCCGCCGAGTTCGATTCGGACGCCAAGACCACGTTTCTCGACGAGGTGCTGGTGGGAGTGGAGTACGAAGCGTGGCCCGGCGTGAATCTCACTGCACGCTACGTCCATCGCTCGCTCGATCGGGTGTTGGAGGATGTCGGCACGGCGCCGATGGCCGCGTACTTCCTATTTCCGGATGTTGTCGGCAACAGCGTCGAGTTTTTCGTCACCAATCCGGACGGGCAGACGCCGGTGTCGGAGTTTCCCGGCATTACCGCGAGCTTCGAGTCGCCGATTCATGACTACGATGCGGTCGAGCTGATGGCCGCCAAACGTTTCTCGGACGACTGGGCGTTGCAGGCGTCCTATCGCTGGTCACGCCTGTCCGGTACGTTCGAGGGCTTCTTCCGCAACGACAATGGGCAGTCCGATCCTGTCATCACCTCGCTGTTCGATTTTCCCACCAACGATCCGTCGTATACGGAAATAGGCGTCCCGCAGTTTGGTTGGCGCGGCGATATCCGGAACCTTGGCGAAGCTGGTGCCGGGCTGCTGCCAAACGACCGGACGCATCAGTTCAAGGTCTACGGCAACTACAGCTTTCCGTTTCGGCTGAACCTGGGGCTCGGCCTGCAGGTGGGGTCAGGCCGGCCGCTCACACCGCTGGCTGCGAACCCGCTCTACGAGAGTGCCGGCGAGATACCGGAAAGACCGCGCGGCGCCGGCTTCGACACCCAAGATGGGTTCCGCCTGCGCAGCCCCGTGGTGGCGGACATGGGCGTCCATGCTGACTATGGGCTGCGGTTCGGCGCCATGGGGATCACGCTGTCGGTGGACGCCTTCAATCTGTTCGATCTCCAGAACGCCCTCGATTACGACAACTACACCGAAATCGGTCCAGGCACGCTCAACCCGGACTTCGGCAGTGTCCTCGCGTACCAAACACCGCGCCAGGTGCGCCTTGGCGTTCGCTTCACGTTTTAG